The following coding sequences are from one Heptranchias perlo isolate sHepPer1 chromosome 13, sHepPer1.hap1, whole genome shotgun sequence window:
- the LOC137331125 gene encoding vomeronasal type-2 receptor 1-like, which translates to MQGMIFAINEINRDPALLPNITLGYAIYDTCYNIPRATEDAFAMVSGQQKFTPNYQCQLNSSLAAVIGASTSTISTAMATILGIYRYPQISYFSSVPRLSDKEEFPSFFRTMPSDMFQSKVFVLLVKRFGWKWVGILADDIDYGIQAAQMFREEVEKLGVCIAFSETIPTDNSKEKYLQVVDVIKMSSAKIIVAFSCDTNIVPLLEEIVRQNITNRTWLASEGWSTSGPLFIIKKEHTKYWTGTMGLTLPLCDIEGLQEFLFQTNPFTAVHDIYIPELWEEVFSCSWSAVIQEENKFKSNMSQSAPKKICTGLEDMRAANHSYTDDSNFRVSCNVNNAVYAVVYALHDLQSCENGTGPFENGTCANTHDFEPWQLLHYMKKVRFLNQSGNERYFDENGDVSAIYDVINWQVTSDGIIKFVKVGRYDARAPPGQELTIREQDLIWNAGELEVPSSVCSENCHPGTRKIVQQGQPICCFDCIPCADGEISNGTECFQCPADYWSNQKKDKCVPKEVEFLSFEEPLGIVLTFFSILGTTISVAILVIFIMFMNTPIVRANNYELSFLLLFSLTLCFLTSLTFIGKPSVEFCVIRHLGFGIGFSLSLSCILVKTIVVVLAFTVKMPNQNVLKRFRPKHHRMIVAASMLIQIGICIGFMFSLPLSVKKNTMAVVGKIILECSKGSQNALFGVLGYVGLLAVLCFIFAFLARKLPNNYNEAKFITFSLLIFFAVWISFIPAYFSSKGKYLVAIEIFAILSSSFGLLACIFFPKCYVVLLRPELNTKHGLMGRASPAAKFTYKA; encoded by the exons ATGCAAGGAATGATCTTCGCAATTAATGAAATAAATAGAGATCCAGCTTTATTGCCAAACATAACTTTGGGTTATGCGATCTATGATACCTGCTATAATATTCCTAGGGCTACAGAGGATGCATTTGCTATGGTATCTGGACAGCAGAAGTTCACACCAAATTACCAATGCCAGTTAAATTCTTCCTTGGCTGCTGTAATAGGTGCCTCGACTTCAACAATCTCAACAGCAATGGCAACAATACTTGGGATCTATCGTTACCCTCAG ATTAGTTACTTTTCATCTGTCCCACGTCTCAGTGATAAAGAAGAATTCCCATCCTTTTTTCGCACTATGCCAAGTGATATGTTTCAGTCTAAGGTCTTTGTCCTTCTTGTGAAACGCTTTGGTTGGAAGTGGGTGGGAATATTAGCAGACGATATTGACTATGGCATACAAGCAGCTCAGATGTTTAGAGAAGAAGTAGAAAAACTTGGAGTGTGTATTGCCTTTTCTGAGACAATTCCAACAGACAATTCCAAAGAAAAGTACCTTCAGGTTGTTGACGTCATAAAAATGTCATCAGCAAAGATTATAGTTGCTTTTTCTTGTGACACTAATATAGTTCCATTGCTTGAAGAGATTGTTAGACAaaatataacaaacagaacatgGCTAGCAAGCGAAGGTTGGAGTACATCAGGTCcactatttattataaaaaaagaaCATACTAAATACTGGACTGGAACAATGGGACTTACACTCCCCTTATGTGACATTGAAGGACTCCAAGAATTTCTCTTTCAGACGAATCCATTTACAGCTGTTCATGACATTTATATACCTGAACTCTGGGAAGAAGTATTTAGTTGCTCGTGGTCAGCTGTAATACAGgaagaaaataaatttaaatcaaACATGAGTCagtctgctccaaagaaaatctGTACTGGGCTGGAAGATATGAGGGCAGCTAATCACTCCTACACAGATGACAGTAACTTCCGAGTCTCATGCAATGTgaacaatgctgtatatgcagtCGTTTATGCCCTGCATGATTTGCAGTCCTGCGAAAATGGAACAGGGCCTTTTGAAAATGGAACCTGTGCAAATACACATGATTTTGAACCTTGGCAG CTTCTACATTACATGAAAAAAGTCCGGTTCCTCAACCAATCAGGAAATGAACGGTATTTTGATGAAAATGGTGACGTTTCAGCCATATATGATGTAATAAACTGGCAAGTAACTTCTGACGGTATAATTAAATTTGTGAAAGTAGGACGTTATGATGCTAGAGCACCTCCAGGACAGGAGCTCACCATTAGAGAGCAGGATCTCATCTGGAATGCCGGTGAATTAGAG GTTCCTAGTTCTGTATGCAGTGAAAACTGCCATCCGGGAACTCGGAAAATTGTTCAACAAGGACAACCAATCTGCTGCTTTGATTGCATTCCTTGTGCTGATGGAGAGATATCAAATGGCACAG AATGTTTTCAGTGTCCTGCGGATTACTGGTCCAATCAAAAGAAGGATAAGTGTGTTCCAAAGGAGGTGGAATTCCTTTCTTTTGAGGAACCGTTGGGGattgttttaacatttttttcaatATTAGGAACTACTATCTCTGTCGCTATTCTTGTGATATTTATAATGTTCATGAATACACCCATTGTACGAGCTAATAACTATGAACTTAGTTTCCTTCTGCTATTTTCTCTAACATTGTGCTTCCTGACTTCTCTTACATTTATTGGTAAGCCATCAGTTGAATTTTGTGTCATCCGTCACCTAGGATTTGGCATCGGCTTTTCCTTGTCCCTCTCATGCATCCTTGTTAAAACTATTGTGGTAGTACTGGCTTTTACAGTAAAAATGCCCAATCAAAATGTGTTGAAGCGCTTTCGACCGAAGCATCATCGTATGATTGTTGCAGCCTCAATGCTCATTCAGATAGGTATCTGTATTGGGTTTATGTTCTCATTACCACTTTCtgtgaagaaaaacacaatggctgTAGTTGGAAAAATTATTCTAGAATGCAGCAAGGGATCTCAAAACGCTTTATTTGGTGTTTTAGGATATGTTGGGCTCTTAGCTGTTCTCTGTTTTATTTTCGCATTTCTGGCCCGAAAATTGCCTAACAATTACAATGAAGCAAAATTTATCACTTTTAGCCTACTTATCTTTTTTGCTGTGTGGATATCCTTCATACCAGCTTACTTCAGTAGTAAAGGGAAATATTTAGTTGCAATAGAAATATTTGCTATTCTGTCCTCAAGCTTTGGCCTTCTTGCTTGCATTTTCTTCCCTAAATGTTATGTTGTTTTATTGAGGCCTGAATTGAATACAAAGCATGGTCTGATGGGTCGTGCATCTCCAGCAGCAAAATTCACTTATAAAGCTTag